One window from the genome of Moorena sp. SIOASIH encodes:
- a CDS encoding AAA family ATPase → MSRFDQASNLLDWLDSCDLGNRPLVFITHSMGGLLVKEMLNSAKTFENQGILKQTKGIVFLATPHTGSHLAKLIDNIGVLAQTTVSVKELKAHDSQLRKLNEWYRENVRSLGIATKVYYETQPFKGILVVDEDSANPGIEKVKPVAIPNNHIDLCKPESQNSLVYLGVKKFIKECLNTPDQHPHISIQNSQFEGQCTHQQDIGWETSRRVEAIAEEYTHLFIGREDEQQQLDQFLSEYRSGVLIVTGGAGFGKSALLANWKQRQRKHGCFVVYHCFSYRYDKTRSILESYRNLLKQLFIYYGIGDQLLRSDQNSLRDSLLHLVYEHGSREGQPLVIILDGLDEAENPFDPPFLPALPEGVFVIASARAEAEEEPDYLRNWTDGAHSLHLKRLPHQAIPLWLKKKGGNLTEYARDENFIQELDEITDGFPLYLGFLIDELSRKQTENLRAILRQSPRGFSQYVKKQFKLLAKVKEVNKSREIQDLFALLSVALGALSEDDLEELTDLTSWDFPNLPWPVARWFSIKNNLYSFTHPLLAQEFQKALTQKQANSAKKKLIDYCSHWQEHQSPYALRHYAEHLQKAQQLEQLYCLARDKTFAVTQHQQILDEPDLSLKVVRTALRSAADTDDPVAMAEFMLLHAKRLLETMEQETPLDVMRRGNLERALHLADLYDTKLRVLWYLLLAWELKDESRFEEAQEILKKLIKNDLPLFLRGATDWQNNYATYLLTHVFEINQEVCVELHRKLLEHNDCCRSLCKLFIKYGDFSNAIKTAKERSSQLEKFFELRSIAVSQKRKGKAEAARLTLAEALEGSRKVFPHVGCIWEMTEIAELHAELGDHKLAEEIFNEAIETAQKFESQEYRVKALIEISNSQVNIGWASNAFKTLRQIQIDEQSQLEKYLKVKLLEATANLEARNGYLEQAKTKLHSAIKLAKYIENNEKKADALVNLVASQAEVIELVSALKTAKKIQDKWKQKNALFKIIEKYIEINDFTNALLITETIEDPFDQGRALKLIALKQAELKDDDGAIETAERAEKEWSKNNILVAIAIKQAEQALTKDDLEILKSNLTKVNEDRNQPEILSALSQAHARMRDFNSALNIVDSLESLSIRTGTRLSIAKIQVDACKTREARYSIAHELKPKQEFELSYLRSFFLAEVAALELESGQKIKAIFNAKSAYKIAKKINFKLKKLHSLALVSDVLAKAEDKETALKVLAHARKTVNGMKQKSYEDINCFMTIGVAQVKAGEFDAALDTLKEIILPYGQAVVLKNLAHKYKSTEQRKRIKESIDYVYENIKAGSSINVVRSQCDFAIALVETGDKEAGFNVLNDLCNQAEKLSNRSNVLSEVAIAEARMGEISSAWHKTTSIEDGWEQLKALEEIAWIQWRKEDREGLLKTLRAAFIAKEKIQDEQNQTRACKGIAMLQAMVGGSESKKAIVTAKMMPTEINQIFSLIAGIFANNGEKDNFKQLLIPCSYFFSQTYDVCRHLVSLYPEKTQDIVKVVEESC, encoded by the coding sequence ATGTCCCGTTTCGATCAAGCAAGTAATTTATTAGATTGGTTAGACAGCTGCGATCTCGGCAACCGTCCATTAGTATTTATTACTCACAGTATGGGCGGGCTTTTAGTTAAAGAGATGCTTAACAGTGCTAAAACTTTTGAAAACCAAGGTATTCTTAAACAGACTAAAGGGATTGTATTTCTAGCTACTCCCCACACTGGGTCTCATCTAGCTAAATTAATTGATAATATTGGCGTTTTGGCACAAACTACAGTAAGTGTAAAGGAACTAAAAGCTCATGACTCTCAGTTACGGAAATTAAATGAGTGGTATCGAGAAAACGTTCGGAGTCTAGGAATTGCCACAAAGGTCTATTATGAAACTCAGCCTTTCAAAGGGATTTTGGTGGTAGACGAGGATAGTGCCAACCCAGGCATTGAAAAAGTGAAGCCGGTTGCCATACCAAATAACCACATTGACCTATGCAAACCAGAGTCTCAAAATAGTCTGGTCTATCTTGGTGTCAAGAAATTTATCAAGGAATGCCTCAACACTCCTGATCAGCACCCTCATATTTCCATCCAGAATTCTCAATTTGAAGGGCAATGTACTCACCAGCAAGATATAGGGTGGGAAACTTCAAGAAGAGTTGAAGCAATTGCTGAGGAGTACACCCACCTGTTTATAGGACGCGAAGACGAACAGCAGCAGTTAGATCAGTTCCTGAGTGAGTATAGAAGTGGTGTATTGATAGTTACTGGTGGCGCTGGTTTCGGTAAATCAGCATTGTTAGCAAACTGGAAACAAAGACAACGTAAGCATGGCTGTTTCGTAGTTTATCACTGCTTCAGTTATCGCTACGACAAGACCCGCTCTATTCTGGAATCTTATCGAAACTTGCTCAAGCAGCTCTTTATCTACTATGGAATCGGAGACCAACTCTTACGCAGTGATCAGAACAGCTTACGAGACAGCTTACTCCATTTAGTATATGAACATGGTTCACGGGAAGGTCAACCTCTAGTCATTATTCTAGACGGCTTGGATGAGGCAGAAAATCCCTTTGACCCGCCATTTCTCCCTGCCTTGCCAGAAGGAGTGTTTGTCATCGCTTCGGCTAGAGCTGAAGCCGAAGAGGAACCAGACTATTTGCGTAACTGGACAGATGGTGCTCACTCGCTACATCTAAAACGCTTACCCCACCAAGCAATTCCACTTTGGTTAAAAAAGAAAGGAGGTAATTTAACTGAGTATGCACGGGATGAAAATTTTATACAAGAACTGGATGAAATAACAGATGGATTCCCACTCTATCTGGGTTTCCTCATTGATGAGTTAAGCAGAAAACAAACAGAAAACCTCCGAGCAATACTGAGGCAAAGTCCAAGGGGGTTTAGTCAATATGTGAAAAAGCAGTTTAAACTACTTGCGAAAGTCAAGGAAGTTAATAAAAGTAGGGAAATCCAAGATTTATTTGCTCTACTATCAGTAGCGTTAGGAGCATTGTCAGAGGATGATCTAGAAGAGTTGACTGATCTAACGAGCTGGGACTTTCCTAATTTACCTTGGCCGGTGGCACGCTGGTTTAGTATTAAAAACAATCTTTACAGCTTTACTCACCCGTTGCTAGCGCAGGAGTTTCAAAAAGCGCTAACACAGAAGCAGGCTAATTCTGCTAAGAAGAAATTAATCGATTACTGTAGTCATTGGCAAGAACACCAGAGTCCTTACGCGCTGCGACATTATGCAGAACACCTACAGAAAGCTCAACAGTTAGAACAGTTGTATTGTTTGGCACGGGATAAAACTTTTGCTGTTACTCAACATCAACAGATTCTTGATGAACCTGACTTATCTTTAAAGGTTGTGCGAACAGCGTTGCGAAGTGCTGCTGATACCGACGATCCGGTGGCAATGGCTGAGTTTATGTTACTACATGCCAAGCGTCTACTGGAGACAATGGAGCAGGAAACACCTCTAGATGTAATGCGAAGAGGAAACCTAGAACGAGCGTTACACCTAGCAGACTTGTACGACACTAAACTCCGTGTGTTGTGGTATTTACTACTGGCATGGGAATTAAAGGACGAAAGTAGATTTGAGGAGGCACAGGAAATACTGAAAAAGTTAATAAAAAATGATTTACCGCTTTTTTTAAGGGGTGCAACAGACTGGCAAAACAACTATGCTACCTATCTCCTCACACATGTTTTTGAAATTAATCAGGAAGTTTGTGTTGAATTACATCGGAAGCTTTTAGAACATAATGACTGCTGTCGCTCGTTGTGTAAGCTATTCATAAAGTATGGTGACTTTTCCAATGCCATCAAAACGGCAAAAGAGCGTAGTTCTCAACTGGAAAAGTTTTTCGAGCTACGAAGTATAGCAGTTTCGCAGAAAAGAAAGGGCAAAGCCGAAGCAGCAAGGTTAACCTTAGCCGAAGCCCTCGAAGGTAGCCGAAAAGTATTTCCACATGTCGGCTGCATATGGGAAATGACAGAAATTGCGGAGTTACATGCTGAACTAGGTGACCATAAACTAGCAGAAGAAATTTTTAACGAAGCAATCGAGACAGCACAGAAATTTGAAAGCCAAGAATACAGAGTAAAAGCCCTAATTGAGATATCGAATTCTCAGGTTAATATTGGTTGGGCAAGTAATGCTTTCAAAACGCTTCGACAAATCCAAATTGATGAGCAAAGTCAATTAGAAAAATATTTGAAAGTTAAACTTTTAGAAGCTACTGCAAATCTAGAAGCAAGAAACGGATATTTAGAGCAAGCAAAAACAAAATTGCACAGTGCAATAAAACTAGCTAAATATATTGAAAATAACGAAAAAAAAGCAGATGCATTAGTCAATTTAGTTGCATCGCAAGCTGAAGTAATAGAGTTGGTTAGTGCGCTGAAAACTGCTAAAAAAATTCAAGATAAATGGAAGCAAAAAAACGCTTTATTCAAAATAATTGAAAAGTATATAGAAATCAACGACTTTACCAATGCACTTCTCATTACAGAAACTATTGAAGACCCATTTGATCAGGGAAGGGCTCTAAAATTAATAGCACTTAAACAGGCTGAATTAAAAGATGATGATGGTGCAATTGAAACTGCTGAAAGAGCTGAAAAAGAGTGGTCAAAAAACAACATTCTAGTAGCAATAGCAATAAAACAGGCAGAACAGGCACTAACAAAAGATGATTTGGAAATATTGAAGTCAAATCTCACCAAGGTAAATGAGGACAGAAACCAGCCAGAAATTTTATCAGCCCTATCACAAGCACATGCACGGATGCGAGACTTCAATTCTGCGTTGAATATTGTCGATAGTTTAGAAAGTTTATCGATACGAACTGGAACTCGACTATCAATAGCAAAAATACAAGTAGATGCCTGTAAAACTAGAGAAGCACGATACAGCATAGCTCATGAACTTAAGCCAAAACAAGAGTTTGAACTTTCATATCTACGTTCATTTTTTCTAGCAGAAGTAGCAGCCTTGGAACTAGAATCAGGTCAAAAAATAAAAGCAATTTTCAATGCAAAAAGTGCCTATAAAATCGCAAAAAAAATTAATTTTAAATTAAAAAAACTTCACTCTTTAGCTCTTGTATCTGATGTTTTAGCAAAGGCTGAAGACAAAGAAACTGCACTCAAAGTTTTAGCTCATGCTAGAAAAACCGTAAACGGAATGAAGCAAAAAAGTTATGAGGATATAAACTGTTTCATGACAATAGGGGTAGCCCAGGTAAAAGCAGGTGAATTTGATGCAGCTTTAGATACCCTAAAGGAAATCATATTGCCTTACGGTCAAGCTGTGGTGCTCAAGAACTTAGCACATAAGTATAAAAGCACAGAACAACGAAAGAGAATTAAAGAATCCATTGATTACGTGTATGAGAATATCAAGGCTGGTAGTTCAATAAATGTAGTTAGAAGCCAGTGTGATTTCGCCATAGCTTTAGTTGAAACAGGAGACAAAGAAGCTGGGTTCAATGTTCTTAACGACCTTTGTAATCAAGCTGAAAAACTTAGTAATAGGAGCAACGTCCTATCAGAAGTAGCAATAGCAGAGGCAAGAATGGGAGAAATTTCCAGTGCTTGGCACAAAACCACCAGCATAGAAGATGGATGGGAGCAGCTAAAAGCACTTGAGGAAATTGCCTGGATTCAGTGGAGAAAAGAAGACAGAGAAGGACTATTAAAAACTCTTCGTGCTGCCTTTATAGCCAAAGAAAAGATTCAAGACGAACAAAACCAAACAAGGGCGTGTAAGGGAATTGCTATGCTACAAGCAATGGTGGGAGGGAGTGAATCGAAAAAAGCAATAGTTACAGCAAAAATGATGCCGACAGAAATTAATCAAATTTTTTCATTAATTGCCGGTATTTTTGCGAACAATGGTGAAAAAGATAACTTCAAACAACTATTGATTCCTTGTTCCTATTTCTTTAGTCAAACTTATGACGTGTGCAGGCACTTAGTGAGTCTGTATCCAGAAAAAACACAAGACATAGTAAAGGTAGTGGAGGAGTCTTGTTGA
- a CDS encoding ABC transporter ATP-binding protein — protein sequence MGYAQPHRSLIGKAIACSILNKIFDLAPPVLIGIAVDVVVKQQDSLIAHLGVTDIFSQLVLLAFLSFIVWGLESAFQYAYERLWRNLAQTIQHELRLDAYSHLQSMELAYFEDSSTGGLMSILSDDINQLERFLDIGANEILQVATTIIIITAGFFILAPNVAWITLIPIPFILWGSMTFQRLLAPRYAAVREKVGLLNGQLANNLTGITTIKSFTAEEYEAKRIEAQSLGYQYSNQKAIAFSAAFVPLIRMLILFGFTGILLYGGKSAAAGELAVGTYSVLVFMTQRLLWPLTRLGNTLDQYQRAMASTTRVMNLLDTPIAMHSGDTPLPRSEVKGELVLNNVTFAYRNRPPVVENLCLHIPATKTIAIVGSTGSGKSTLVKLFLRLYEIQAGSITLDGIDIRQLKLKDLRHAIGLVSQDVFLFHGTVEENITYGTFDATSEEIVAAAKTAEAHEFIMELPQGYDTIVGERGQKLSGGQQQRIAIARALLKDPPILILDEATSAVDNETEAAIQRSLEKITQNRTTIAIAHRLSTVRNADCIYVIEQGKIVEQGRHEQLLEQQGIYAMLWRVQSGVK from the coding sequence ATGGGTTACGCTCAGCCCCATCGTTCCCTAATCGGGAAAGCGATCGCATGCTCAATCCTCAACAAAATCTTTGACCTAGCCCCTCCGGTCTTGATTGGGATCGCAGTGGATGTGGTGGTCAAACAACAAGATTCCTTGATAGCCCATCTAGGAGTAACGGATATATTTAGCCAACTGGTATTGCTGGCATTCCTGAGCTTTATTGTCTGGGGATTGGAATCCGCCTTTCAATATGCTTACGAACGATTGTGGCGGAATCTGGCTCAAACCATTCAACACGAATTGCGCCTAGATGCTTACTCTCATCTGCAATCGATGGAACTAGCGTATTTTGAAGATAGCAGTACAGGGGGATTGATGTCTATCCTAAGTGATGATATCAACCAACTAGAACGCTTTCTCGATATTGGTGCCAACGAAATTCTCCAGGTAGCCACAACCATTATTATTATCACTGCGGGCTTCTTTATCCTTGCTCCCAATGTAGCTTGGATAACTCTGATTCCTATCCCCTTTATCCTCTGGGGTTCGATGACCTTTCAACGTCTGCTTGCTCCCCGTTATGCAGCAGTTCGGGAAAAGGTAGGGTTACTCAATGGACAGTTAGCGAATAATCTAACTGGGATTACTACCATTAAAAGCTTTACGGCGGAAGAGTATGAAGCCAAGCGGATAGAGGCACAAAGTCTAGGGTATCAGTACAGTAACCAGAAAGCGATCGCATTTTCTGCAGCCTTTGTGCCTTTGATTCGGATGTTAATCCTATTTGGGTTTACCGGCATTCTGCTCTACGGTGGTAAGTCCGCAGCCGCCGGGGAATTAGCAGTAGGTACCTACAGTGTCTTAGTTTTCATGACTCAGCGCTTGCTGTGGCCATTAACTCGACTGGGTAACACCCTCGATCAGTATCAACGGGCGATGGCATCCACTACTAGGGTAATGAATCTGCTGGATACCCCAATTGCCATGCACTCTGGGGATACACCATTGCCTAGGTCCGAGGTTAAAGGGGAATTGGTATTAAATAATGTCACATTTGCCTACCGTAATCGCCCCCCTGTGGTAGAAAATCTCTGCCTCCACATTCCCGCCACCAAGACTATCGCGATAGTAGGTTCCACAGGGTCTGGTAAAAGTACCTTAGTGAAACTGTTCTTAAGACTATACGAAATCCAAGCCGGTTCGATAACTCTTGATGGGATTGACATTAGACAGCTCAAGCTCAAAGACTTACGCCATGCCATTGGTCTAGTTAGCCAGGATGTATTTTTATTCCACGGCACCGTAGAAGAGAATATCACCTATGGCACGTTTGATGCCACCTCCGAGGAAATAGTTGCTGCCGCTAAGACCGCAGAAGCCCATGAGTTTATCATGGAACTGCCCCAAGGCTATGACACCATTGTGGGAGAGCGGGGTCAGAAACTATCTGGAGGACAACAGCAACGAATTGCGATCGCACGAGCACTATTGAAAGACCCCCCAATCTTGATTCTAGATGAAGCCACCTCCGCTGTTGATAATGAAACCGAAGCCGCCATTCAGCGCTCCCTAGAAAAGATTACCCAAAATCGCACAACCATTGCGATCGCTCATCGGTTGTCCACAGTCCGCAATGCCGATTGTATTTATGTAATCGAGCAAGGCAAAATAGTAGAACAAGGACGACATGAACAATTGTTAGAGCAACAGGGAATTTATGCCATGCTGTGGCGGGTGCAGTCTGGCGTGAAGTAA
- a CDS encoding class I SAM-dependent methyltransferase, whose amino-acid sequence MMTKKFTEADTQTYYDNSDDRYRISWHPDGSKHWGYFDNLDEVHTYEDFLRGCDRWNEYMLEHSGISAQSRVLEVGCGNGKAAVWIAQQKGCEVVGIDLSATHIRNCEIKAKDNPSLNLSFEKASILDLPFPDESFTHAWSQGTLLHIEERGLALKEISRVLKPQGRFVFDDLTTPTMDISESTRKHLYERLLVNNLFTPESYRDNLSAAGFKVLEATDLSQHMQKSYALQSERIREQYPELSVSYGKSAAAVEAGELGWYFFECEKVGN is encoded by the coding sequence ATGATGACAAAAAAATTTACAGAAGCTGATACCCAAACCTATTACGATAACTCAGATGATCGCTATCGGATTTCCTGGCACCCAGATGGCAGCAAGCATTGGGGATATTTCGACAACTTAGATGAAGTCCACACCTATGAAGACTTTCTGCGTGGCTGCGATCGCTGGAATGAATATATGTTAGAACACAGTGGAATTTCTGCTCAGTCACGGGTACTGGAAGTAGGTTGTGGAAATGGTAAAGCTGCCGTCTGGATCGCTCAGCAAAAGGGTTGTGAGGTTGTAGGAATCGATCTTAGTGCCACTCATATCCGCAACTGCGAAATAAAAGCGAAGGATAATCCTTCACTAAATCTTTCATTCGAGAAAGCATCAATCCTCGATTTGCCTTTCCCAGATGAATCCTTTACCCATGCTTGGAGTCAAGGAACTCTCCTACATATTGAAGAACGAGGTTTGGCACTCAAGGAAATTAGCAGAGTCTTAAAACCCCAAGGACGGTTTGTTTTTGATGACTTAACTACCCCAACCATGGACATTAGTGAATCCACTCGCAAGCACCTCTACGAGCGGTTACTTGTTAATAATCTTTTTACCCCTGAATCCTATCGAGATAACCTGAGTGCGGCAGGTTTTAAGGTGCTGGAAGCGACAGATTTGAGCCAACATATGCAGAAATCTTACGCCCTTCAGTCCGAGCGAATTCGAGAGCAATATCCGGAGTTGAGTGTTTCTTACGGAAAAAGTGCTGCTGCTGTCGAAGCTGGTGAGTTAGGATGGTATTTTTTTGAATGTGAAAAAGTAGGGAATTAA
- a CDS encoding class I SAM-dependent methyltransferase, which produces MVANQFTEADTEAYYDNSDERYRISWHPDGSKHWGYFDNLDDSCTYEDFAEACERWNQYMLSQSQITADSRVLEIGSGNGNAAIRIAQQKGCEVVGVDLSTTHINNATEKAKKNPSLRLSFHKASATDLPFDESSFTHVWSQATLYHIHQRQLALQEIYRVLQIGGIFAFDDLVTPVSKINISTQKHLYERLIVNDMFTPDFYKNYLTDLGFKLLETMDLSKHMQKCYQIRSAIIQQQYPKLSRSYQESAAAVEAGDVGWWFFLCEKLSS; this is translated from the coding sequence ATGGTGGCAAACCAATTTACAGAAGCTGATACTGAAGCCTATTATGATAACTCGGACGAGCGCTACCGTATTTCTTGGCATCCAGATGGCAGCAAGCATTGGGGATATTTCGATAACTTAGATGACTCCTGTACTTATGAGGATTTTGCCGAGGCTTGTGAACGCTGGAATCAATATATGCTTTCTCAAAGCCAAATTACTGCTGACTCCCGAGTTCTAGAAATAGGTAGTGGAAACGGTAATGCTGCTATTAGGATTGCCCAGCAGAAGGGTTGTGAAGTAGTGGGGGTAGATCTAAGTACTACTCACATCAACAATGCCACAGAAAAGGCCAAGAAAAATCCATCCTTACGCTTATCCTTTCATAAAGCATCAGCAACGGATCTACCTTTCGATGAAAGTTCCTTTACCCATGTCTGGAGTCAAGCAACTCTCTACCATATTCACCAACGCCAGCTAGCACTCCAAGAGATCTATCGTGTGCTGCAAATAGGGGGAATCTTTGCTTTTGATGACCTAGTAACACCAGTGTCAAAAATCAATATTTCTACCCAAAAACATCTATACGAACGGCTGATCGTTAATGATATGTTTACCCCTGACTTCTACAAAAACTATCTTACCGACTTGGGTTTCAAGCTGTTAGAGACTATGGACTTAAGTAAACATATGCAAAAATGTTATCAAATTCGATCTGCAATCATTCAACAGCAATATCCAAAACTAAGTAGGTCTTATCAGGAAAGTGCTGCTGCTGTCGAAGCTGGTGATGTAGGTTGGTGGTTCTTCCTCTGTGAAAAGTTAAGCAGCTAA
- a CDS encoding pyridoxal phosphate-dependent aminotransferase translates to MKLAARVNQVSPSLTLAITTKAKAMKAEGLDVCIFGVGEPDFPTPAHITAAAKKALDEGKTRYSTVAGEWALREAIAQKLQTDNNLCYSPENVLVTNGGKHSLFNLMQALIEAEDEVIIPAPYWVSYPEMVKLAGGRPIIVKTHEENSYKITPVQLRQAISSKTRLFVLNSPSNPTGIVYTPEEIRALADVVVEEDILVVSDEIYEHIIYDGAQHLSIGAVSPEIFSRTLLSNGFAKAYSMGGWRVGYLAGSQEVIQAMSKIQSHSTSNVCTFSQYGAIAALSSSQNCVEQMRQTFAQRRQIMLECLDRIPGLTCPKPNGAFYLFPNISQLGIKSEEFCNGLLESQQVAAIPGIAFGADDHIRLSYATDTETIEKGMKRLEVFVRSKF, encoded by the coding sequence ATGAAACTAGCAGCACGAGTTAATCAAGTCAGTCCTTCGCTAACATTGGCAATTACAACTAAAGCTAAGGCAATGAAAGCAGAGGGGCTTGATGTCTGCATTTTCGGTGTAGGTGAGCCTGATTTTCCTACCCCAGCTCATATTACCGCTGCTGCTAAGAAAGCTTTGGATGAAGGCAAAACTCGTTATAGTACAGTAGCTGGAGAATGGGCGTTGCGAGAAGCCATCGCCCAAAAGTTACAAACTGATAACAATCTCTGCTATTCTCCAGAAAATGTCTTGGTTACGAATGGGGGTAAGCACTCTTTATTTAATCTCATGCAAGCCCTCATTGAAGCAGAAGATGAAGTGATCATTCCTGCACCCTACTGGGTTAGCTATCCGGAAATGGTAAAGTTGGCAGGAGGAAGACCAATAATCGTTAAAACCCATGAGGAAAATAGTTATAAAATTACTCCTGTTCAACTTCGTCAAGCAATAAGCTCTAAAACACGGTTATTTGTACTCAACTCCCCCTCAAATCCCACAGGAATAGTTTATACCCCTGAAGAGATTCGAGCCTTGGCAGATGTAGTAGTTGAAGAAGATATCCTAGTAGTCTCGGATGAGATTTACGAACATATTATCTATGATGGTGCTCAACACTTGAGCATTGGCGCTGTCAGTCCGGAAATCTTTTCCCGCACTCTACTTAGTAATGGCTTTGCCAAGGCTTACTCCATGGGGGGGTGGCGAGTTGGCTACCTGGCTGGCTCCCAAGAAGTAATCCAAGCTATGAGCAAGATTCAAAGCCACAGTACCTCTAATGTATGTACCTTCTCTCAGTATGGAGCGATCGCGGCTTTATCTAGTTCTCAAAACTGTGTGGAACAGATGCGACAAACCTTTGCCCAACGTCGTCAGATTATGCTAGAGTGCCTTGATAGGATTCCTGGTTTAACCTGTCCCAAACCAAATGGAGCTTTTTATCTGTTTCCCAACATCAGCCAACTAGGGATAAAATCTGAAGAATTCTGCAATGGCCTGTTAGAGTCACAGCAAGTGGCAGCAATTCCTGGAATTGCTTTTGGAGCTGACGATCATATCCGTCTTTCCTACGCTACAGATACAGAAACCATTGAAAAAGGCATGAAACGTCTTGAGGTATTCGTTCGCTCAAAGTTTTGA
- the panD gene encoding aspartate 1-decarboxylase produces MRIMLKSKIHRAQVTEANVNYVGSITVDRTLMEKADLLPGEKVLVVDNTNGNRLETYVLEGEADSGVICMNGGSARLVSPGDLITLLAFDVTDEIKPPKKILVDENNKFLQYV; encoded by the coding sequence ATGCGAATTATGTTAAAGTCAAAAATTCACAGGGCTCAAGTAACAGAGGCTAACGTCAACTATGTTGGTAGCATTACGGTGGATCGAACCCTGATGGAAAAGGCAGATTTGCTACCTGGAGAAAAAGTACTAGTAGTGGACAATACTAATGGCAACCGTCTAGAAACTTATGTCCTAGAAGGAGAAGCTGATTCAGGAGTAATTTGCATGAATGGCGGCTCCGCCCGTTTAGTTAGTCCAGGGGACCTTATTACTTTGTTAGCCTTTGACGTAACAGACGAAATTAAGCCACCGAAAAAAATTCTAGTTGATGAGAATAACAAGTTTCTTCAGTATGTATAA
- a CDS encoding TauD/TfdA family dioxygenase: protein MTIYKEQAAKMYLLCDPKSNVEHNIVEAHSIKDLNASTVKKMFKLIKQFGYFIIQLRSSQHKENLLELSQYFGSIVKHEHSDKQGIVPVTPLENSPGYVNTTTTELPLHTDGSFAVDPPKIVALQCEVAVAIGGLTTIGDGRLLYDYLTRTNPCGLLNLFQPDAITVQRENRQSTKPIFEEHESRIRIRFRWDDAVNISVKPEDLRIIKTIKYFFNRPENMLQFKLQPQQIIIMDNSRILHGRTAFNQESKRLLNRVWFDGKSDYSEELCFGFSPRETLEELKQKCCL, encoded by the coding sequence ATGACAATCTATAAGGAGCAAGCAGCTAAAATGTATTTATTGTGCGATCCAAAATCAAATGTTGAACACAATATAGTTGAAGCTCATAGCATAAAAGACTTAAACGCATCTACCGTCAAAAAAATGTTCAAACTAATTAAGCAGTTTGGATATTTTATTATTCAGCTAAGGTCGTCACAGCACAAGGAAAATTTATTAGAATTATCGCAATATTTTGGCTCGATTGTCAAGCATGAACACTCAGATAAACAGGGAATTGTACCGGTAACCCCTCTGGAAAATAGTCCTGGATATGTCAATACAACCACAACAGAACTACCGTTACATACAGATGGTTCTTTTGCTGTGGATCCACCAAAAATAGTAGCCCTCCAGTGCGAAGTTGCTGTAGCAATTGGTGGTTTAACGACTATTGGAGATGGGAGATTACTGTATGATTATCTAACTCGTACAAATCCCTGTGGATTACTGAATTTATTTCAACCCGATGCCATAACAGTCCAGAGAGAAAATAGACAATCTACTAAACCTATTTTTGAAGAGCATGAGAGTAGAATACGCATCAGATTTAGATGGGATGATGCTGTTAATATTTCAGTCAAACCAGAAGATTTACGAATAATTAAGACAATAAAATATTTTTTTAATCGACCAGAAAATATGTTACAGTTTAAATTGCAGCCTCAGCAAATTATTATCATGGATAATTCCAGAATATTGCATGGTCGTACTGCTTTTAACCAGGAATCCAAAAGGTTGCTTAATCGCGTTTGGTTTGATGGCAAATCAGATTATAGTGAAGAGCTTTGCTTTGGTTTTTCTCCGAGGGAAACCTTAGAAGAATTGAAACAAAAATGTTGTCTATAA
- a CDS encoding ISAs1 family transposase — protein sequence MPDHRSPHGLRHPLWLVLLIIIMGMMSGYWGYRQLGRFVERHRRELINILQIPNARVPSYSAIRRVMVNLDYEKLQIVFNEWSKQSGALSYGELNSPRVAPYSVIPSNEWISLDGKSLKNTVINYDHAQQNFINCVSAFSHQRRLVLGVKMMENKQESEIPVVRDLIELLDLTGVVFTFRCDPWRI from the coding sequence ATACCTGATCATCGCAGTCCTCATGGCCTTCGTCATCCTCTGTGGCTGGTGCTTCTAATCATAATTATGGGGATGATGAGTGGTTATTGGGGTTATCGACAATTGGGTAGATTTGTAGAACGCCACCGCAGAGAATTGATTAATATACTTCAAATTCCCAATGCTCGTGTTCCTTCTTATTCAGCGATCAGAAGAGTCATGGTTAATTTAGATTACGAAAAACTCCAAATAGTGTTTAATGAATGGAGTAAACAATCCGGTGCGCTTTCCTATGGCGAATTAAATTCGCCTAGGGTCGCACCGTATAGTGTGATTCCCTCTAATGAATGGATATCCCTTGATGGTAAGAGCCTCAAAAATACTGTTATTAACTACGATCATGCCCAACAAAACTTTATCAACTGTGTTTCGGCTTTTTCCCATCAAAGAAGATTAGTATTAGGGGTAAAAATGATGGAAAATAAGCAGGAGAGCGAAATTCCCGTCGTTCGAGACTTAATTGAATTATTAGATTTAACTGGTGTAGTCTTTACTTTTAGGTGCGACCCGTGGCGAATTTAA